A segment of the Mastacembelus armatus chromosome 7, fMasArm1.2, whole genome shotgun sequence genome:
CTTGAACAAAATCTTGAGCAGATGTCCTAAGACACATTCTGGATCAGCTCTCCCTAGTGGCCAAGatgaacatttcaaaaacatgcacaatatTTCAATCTACAGTAATCCTGccatcatttatttgtttgtttttttctcttcttcatacCAGGATGCCGATCATCGAAAGGGTCTGGGTCTGCTTTGTGGTActcttctgtctccttctcGACAAGCTCAGATATTCTAAGACAgcacatgaaaacatttaaccTTCTTTTAGTCACACTGAACTCATCCTAATAGACAAAAACCAAAAGTACTCACTTGGTGAGGATGTTAACCAGTTCCTGTGTGCTGCCTTGCTGATCCCTCTCCCACTGTTCCAGCAGACCAGTCAGCTCTGCCTTGGAGTCCACGCTGGCAGATGCTGACGCCATTGCGCTGCCTGTCAAAGTCACAGTGGCATGCACTTCATATGTattcttttcattattaaaaCCAGTACTAGAGCAAAGTAGTGATTGCAATAAATGAACCATTATGATTACCGAGAGCCCACCTTAGAAATACTAGTGTtgacaatttttaaaattaaatttaaatgattatcaaaattaaaattaaacgAGCAGCAAATCCTGCCTTCTGGGAAGGATTCAGTCCTTGAAAAGATAATCAATTACCAAAATAGATGCCatttaatttacagttttgACTATTTTTGAAGTCATCAACCCTCAGCCATTCCTGTAAATACAGCTGAATAATGTAATTTGTAAGAAAGCCATCAAATAATTGTAGTGGTGAGAAAGAAATACATGttctaaaaatatttccatGTGAACTATACTAGAGAACGagctaaaaaaatgaaaataaaagtcaacaTACCTTATAGGTTTGTATACAAGTACTACAATacaaatgtacttagttacagcTAACGTACAACTATCGTGAGATAAatccatgaaaacacaaaacatcagcccagcctgaaaacaaagagcaaagaaacGGACTCATGCCTTGACAGACACCAGAGTGTGGAGGAGCCTCAACTCTCCAGGGGCTGCAACtgtcaaacacaaaagcacTATTACATTTCCTGTTTGCATATAAATACCCAATCAGTGTTAAAGATTTTGATAGGAAACTATAACCAGTGCTTCAATACTTCCTATGTTTTCATGCACTCACgtgtagcagcagcagacacttACTGTCCCAGGCAGCAGCAAACTCAGCCTGTTGCGATGTTTGGCTAGCTAGACTGTGGCTAAACGAGGAAGCTAATAGCCTTAAAACGCAAGCGACTTACTTAAAGAGGCCACTTTTAGATTCCAATGCTATGTTTAGAAACAAACCTGAGCTACCCAGACATAGTCTATCAGATTAAAATCATACTCCAACCAACGACACTTGCCTGTACATGTAACCCTAGCTAAGGTGTTAGCTAGCAGCATGACAGGTAAACCTGGCTATtcagctagcatgctaactTTACCTCGTTCCGCTCAGTTCTTCTTCGGTTTTACCAAATGTACCAAGACCTCCACCCACAGCTGCCTGTCCAGACGCGTTGGCTCCAATGCGAACTCAGTACCAACCACCGTTTCACAGCTGAAGCTTAATTTGCTTTATTGAAGCTTTGTATTCACGGTTTATTATCATTATGGCAAACACGTTCTCCACGTCATTAAGCCAGCGACAGTCCACTTTTAATGACGACACGATACGGCACCAAAACATTGCGAAACAGCGTTTCATGATCATAGCTATAATGATAATAACAACAATAGTTATAATTAGTCTGCGTTTCGCCAtgacaatgaaaaacatttatatttttatgtgtatatatatatatatatatatatatatatatatatataaagcaccagtcaaaggtttggacacacctgcatttttccagtttaaGTCAAGTGAATAACCTGGTCCAAAGGTAAGCTGTAAACTGCGAGAGGTGAGAAAAAAAGTTTAGGTTATGGGTTAACAACTTACAGCTGTTCTGCCCCAATACAAGTAAAATCAGCTTTGAAAGCTGACGCTAACAATTATAACAGGTGTTCCAACTTTTGCTGATTACTCTCTAACAGCAGCGTTGGGACAGACATTGTGACTACACCCTCTTCAGCAAAGTGTGGAGTGTTGAAGAAatttttctgtgtgattatTTATAGTTTCTAAAAATGGGTGCTATCAGCAGTATGTAGTTTATGATCAGAACTGTATCTGTAAGAGGTGGCTACTTCCTGAGTCAAATAATTTAGATTaaattttgtgaaataaaatgattccatGATTCCTTTTTTATGTCCAATGGGTATCTGTTCAATGCTTTCATTTCAGAGAAGGCCTACATTCAAACTTCCTAAATTTCAAcaaggtgtgtccaaacttcTGACTTGCAGTGTACATATTACTAGcataaacatttttagtatTGTAAAAAATAGCTGCTTCCATATGAGCACAAAAGTTCAAAAGGTCAATAAAATTTGATTAGGCCTATGGTTTATATTGTGTCCGCAGTAGTGGaggaagtattcagatcctttacCCAAGTAAAAATTGTATTGCTACAGTCTAAAAAAACTCCAGGACAAATATAAATCATGTGCTGAAAAAGTCAACCATTTTAGACTATCATATTACTCATGCAGTAACATACAAGCAGGGATTATACTACAGGTGGAactatgttttaaatgtattctTTAGGACTGCAACTAATGAGTATTTTCATTATACATTACTCTGCTAATTACTGTTAGTTGATTGTTTGGTTTGTAAAAGTTGCAATAATCAATAGTTCATTTAATAGTCAATTTTTATACAATAGTCCATTTAACAGTTTATTCCAATAATCAATAGACATTATTTATACTGTGGCACAAAAGGGAACTATCAATCACAACTGACACTGAGTGAGAGGAATATGCTGGACAGGTTGCccaacaaacactcacattcacacctacgggctATTTATAGTTAACAGTTAACcaaacctgcatgtgtctggactGTAGGAAAAAGGTGGTTTCCTTGACAGAAATATTAAACACCACAATTTCTGCTAGTTCATATAAACATAAGTTgtgaaatattatgttttacaCATGCCTTTGAAAATAACAGTTCTTTGATATTGCACCGAGATTTGCACCGAGATTTTGAGATGTGTCATGAATTAATGTTGTGTCATCAAGCATCTGGGTAATTGTGATTACTCACTTGGACACAAACGTTCAATCCACTTATGACAAAACTGTTCAACAGCAAAACCTTATGAAGTGCTGTTTATTGAAATGCCTTTATCATTGCAAAGcaattattacatatttttctttccGGATCATAAACATTTAGCAAGagatgcacataaaaaaaacagttttgccATGACAGCAAACATGAATTTCAATATATATTATTCGATTgtcaaaaacagcactgctgcaAGAAGTTCATAGCAAATAGTTTTACTGTCAGTTCTGTTTGGGGTTTTGCGAATATAAAAAGTCACTGTTGCCTAGAGGTTCATGATTGAGTAAATACACAGTGCTATGTTAATATCTGATATTGTGTCAGCAAGCATTTTCTTTCCATGATGTATGCATAAAAATAGCATGGTACAAACAAAATTACTATTAACAATAGTTCACTTATAGTAGTAAGTCAAAGGTAAACTGACCTGCTGTGTAACTTTAAATAGTGCTTTTTGTTACAGGGTTAATGCCTCTTTGTACCCCTTTTGAACATCTAAATTTAATCCTGTCAGGATGGTTCCCCAATCTCTCAACAGAAGTTGTAAGAAAATCTGATATATTACATTattgcacagcagcagcaggtagcAGGGTAGTCTTCTGCATTAACTGCAAACTCATTCCCATAAACAAAGAACATATGTGATTTCTGTTTCCACATGTAGGTCACCTTGGTAATGGGAATCAGCTCTATGGTCTGACGCTGCAGACAAGGTACAGAAGaatagacaaaacaaaaagattagTACTGTCCATTCCAAAtaatatctttttttatatttaattcaaatattaTAAATACCTGTTGTATAATCCGTGATGTCTGGAAGTACTTGCTCTGATGTTCACTGACAAGGCGCTGCGCAGCAAGCACCACTGTACGGTCTGGGAAACCCATCACTGGGTATACCTGCACAGGGTGGTCAGAAAAATATTATGAAAAGCTGAAAGACCATCAGTTTTAAATTGAGGTTTATTTATTGGCTGATGGATGAAGCAAGATTATAAACATTTTAGTGTTTAACTTATTGTAGggactgcacagacacacagggtcAGCATTAGGCCCAAGATGTGTAGTACACAGTATATAGGCTGCCTAatgaaggcagcagcagcaccttcAGTCCTGCATCAGTGTCACACAGGATGTGCTCAGCCACAGTGCTTCACCCACGTTCACCCAGTGCAACCATAATTGGGGATGCatgcataaaaatgaataacatcAACTTGAAGCCCAATAAGACTACTGAGATCACAGTTACTCTTGTGAAGCACATGTGTTATGTTAATGCTATTTGAGTTGTGAAGACCGCTGTGCTCACTTGAGTGAAACACATCCTGTGCAGGCAGCCTGTGAGCCTGCTCGTCTACATATTTAGAGGAAGTAAAGCTATAACAGCTGTCCCAACTGAGAAAGTAAGAAGCACTCATTTACCATGTGCTGAGAGTCTCTGAAAACCTCCTTGCCAGACACCTTGCTAAGATTTTTCATTTGAAGTCCACTTGACTGTTCTACAACATAGTCATCAGAGTTGTTGGTCCTGAATGCATTTACACAAGGGAGAGGATATCCAGTTTAATACACTGATTAACAGTATAAAATAACTATAAATGTTGAGCTTAGATCATTTAGAAGTGGCACTCATTGCTTCTAATGAAAAGGCTTTTGGCAGATAAACCATAATAAGGACACACACCATTCTATAGTGAGGTTAATGTAGACCAGGAGCTGCTGTTGTCCACGACAGGTGTCACATGGTCTTGATCCTCGCCCCTGACAGCTGTTGCAACTGTAATTATAATGTTTAATAACCACCACtatgttaaaaacacaaattactgTTTAAACCGATCTTACTGGTGCATTCACTCCTTTAGCTGTCAATGGGTAATGCTTActtttccctccctcttccATGGCAGTGGTGGCATTGCTGATGTCCTTGGCGCAAACCAGATCCATTGCACACCCAACAAACTTTCTGACAGgtgcaaaaagaaaatcatatgatcAGATAACCTAATTAAAGTTCTTAAATTAATCTTTTCAATAAATAGTGCTTTTTGTCACAGGGTAAATTACTTACATTGCCAGAACCGGCGCAGTTTCTACAAGGTTTTCGCCCCATTCCCAAACACATGTGACAGCTCTGTAAATCAAATGTCACTCATCAGGAAAAATctttaaaagcatgtttttcACCTCCAAACAAGTTTTATCTCATGTAGTCTTGTAATAATTTACCTTCACAGATGAAGTGTAGGGAACTTTGATGATCTGTTTGCCAGCCATAAAAAAACTGGGGGTTTTGGCAGGAATGTCCCAAGGCCCAGGAGGTGGTTGGGCATAGGCGTCCACAGGCTGACCTGACCCAcattaaataacacaaaacttTGACTGAGAATTTCAACTTGAATAGCTGACAATTTACTAACAACTCACTTGTCAAATGTACagctttttcacttttttctactttttatcATTGTAAATTAAACATGTAAAGTATATTGGCAAAACAATGCAGTTTGAAGACATCAATATGAGCTCACTAGTTTCTGACACTTTATAGTCCAAACAAgtaatgtaaaagaaaatcagcaggttaacccaaaataaaaaagattacTAGGTACAGATCCTAAAGAGAAAATGCCCAAACTAACAGTAACATACCATTGTATGGCTCGTGACTCCACTCTGTAGATCTTGATTCAGTAAAGGTTTCAAGGCGATACTAAAAGAAAGCATTTGTATAGAAAACACACTTTGTACCAGACATTCATGTGCTGAATATCCAAAACCACTATTGTTGATTTTTGGTCCtttcaaacacagacacacacatatagactcCTTTTACCCTGTATGTGTTGAATGGCTGCATGCTAGTGATCACACCATCCTTTGCTGGTGCTGAACTGTAGCAGCAGTGGCGTAAGGCAAACTGGATAAATGCCTCCCGGGCAACATCTTCAGTTATAGATGGGATACTGGCAGCAGAGAGGGAATGAGATTATGTcatacagtttcattttttaaaaagaagtcGTCAAGATAGATTTTCAGTCAAAGAGTCTGAACTCACTTCCAATGTGGTTGATCAGGTCCAGGCTCAGGCTGAGGAGCAGGGTAGGCAGGCATTGGAGGGGGCAGAAATCCACCTACAGCAGATATTGAAAGTCTGTGattctgttttattgctttaacCTTAACCAAACCTCTATTTTGcatagagagagagtgagagtgagagagagagagagagagagagagagagaatgcatCAAAACTATTGTACTTTACTGCATTAAAACACAGTACTGTGCCAAATTTTAGGAACTTAAAATGTTGACGATCCATCACACAATACCATGAGAGAGACACCTGATCAACCACTAGTTCATTGTGCAACACGTCAACAAACCCACATACATTGACAAAGACAACTATGTTcagtgagaggaaaaacaaagtgttCTACAAAAAAAGGTGACTACTAGAATGTTAGGTATACTGTACCTCCACCCCCTGCCACTGTTCCTTCGTACCCAGGCATGCTGTCAAACATGCTGGCTGGGGGAGCGCTGGGCCCCGGAGACTCAGATGCAGGTGGATGAAACATTGCTAAAATCACACCAAAGTAAAAACTTCAGTAAACTTTTCATGTGTTACACTAATGACTACCCTATTAAAGAAATATTGTGTGAGAATTTAGTGAACATCATCATCTCAGGAAATCCAGGTGAATTCTTGTGTTGCCAACATGACTTGATTGACTGACATAACCTGCCACCCCTCACTGTATATACATGATTTTACACATACATTAAAGTCTCAGACAGTGTGTGGCCCTTCAGTAATACAACAGTGCAGTGCTTCAAGTACCACAGTGCCAATGCCATCTTTAGTCCAATGTGACGTCACTGGAGTGCTGTACCACGGcctttatactttatacttaTATTGTATTAGAGACATGTCGTATCGAAAGGGCTTTACATTCAGTTTAAGTGCTTAATTACAAATCCATGGATCTTACCAGGAGCCCCCTGTGCTGCTGGGACATAACCGGAATGGGCTATTCCGTAGTTTCTGTTCTGACTGCTGTTAGAAAAGGGAAATGAAAGTTAAGGCAATGGAGTAAAAATCCTGTCCGTTGtatttcatttgaattaaaacGCAAAATAATAAGCGACACCCACCTTAAAAGAGGCTCACGCTCCATTTCAACGCCAGGAGAGGACAACTAACGAAAAAACACAACCCGTCTAAAAGTTCATACGTGCAGTTTTCACGCACAGTCTTAAAATCATCATGTGACACCAGAAATCACATCGTTTACCTTTTGTTACACCCCACCCACGTTTCAGCAAGAACAGTCAGCTGACTCTTCGTCCCTTCTGACAAGAAGAATCGCTCTTCCGCGATAAAACCAAACTCCGTTCACagatgtgcagaaaaaaaatctgaaaactcATCTGTCCAGGAAGTGCGCAGTAAGCGTTAGGCTGTGACTGTGACAGATTCATGAGGGGTTCAAGACACAACATAACATTTGACGGATAATGTTAAGCACCGCGAGATTCGGACTGTTTCACTGTTCTCACACTTTCAGACAAAACTCTAAATTCCTACAGAAAATAGGAGTCGTTAAGGGAGAGCAGCCCTGATAAAATACATTACCCATAAGCCTTTGCAACACTAGCGGaagtccttttctttctttccgcCGTCGCTGGAGTCCCTTTTGGATTTACATCGGCGGGTGAGTTAGTCGAATCTGCGTTAATCCGTTATATTTATGACATTATTCGAATATCCTTCTATAGTTTATCAATCATAGACACTTTGTCTGACTATCTTCATCGATAGTGACCGTTTTAGCTTCCTGAGCCGTCTGTAAAGCTACTACCTCGGAGCTGCTGCTAAAACAGCCGGGGAGTTTGTCGGCGTTCTCTCCCTGAAATGGAGCTGTAGTGTTCAGCAGAGGCCCCACGTCCAACGTGACCCTTTTACAGGCCTTACGAAATAACAACTAGGAGTTGTCGATATTACACATATTATTTCTTTTCAGGCCGAGCTGTGAAGCCCAGTGTTTGCAATACACCAGCATGACTAGCTAGCTAAACATTTCGCCGCACGATAGACGCTAGGTAGCTCACGCAGGTCCACTTGGAGTCACTCctcagaaaaacagacatattCTTCGTAGCTTCACAGGGTTGTCCATAAACGCTGTAGCGAGTTATCTTCAGGGACCTCTGCAGTTTTCCATGTGATTGATGTTGATGATGTCGGCTAATAAAGTCACAGCAGTACCTTAGCGTGTGGCGCCGTAACTGTGTTCGAGTGACGTTGCCATAAACTGTGTTAAATTTGTCGCAAACTACGTTtttgcctgtgtgttttcagtcaccATGGCAGCCCTCAGGCCCCTGACAAAACCCAAGATTGTCAAGAAGCGAACCAAGAAGTTTATTCGCCATCAATCCGACAGATATGTCAAGATTGCGGTAAGTGTTTGACGCATAACACATGGTTGCAAGGGAGAATGGGTATCTTGatgaaataatatttgaaaGATTTAACTTGTTTCCTAATGTATGctaataaataacattattaCAGGGTAGGAGGAAAATGCAATAAGTAGTCCTTGAACATCCTGCCTTTATCTCCTACAGAAAAACTGGCGTAAGCCCAGAGGTATTGATAACAGGGTCCGCAGGCGGTTCAAGGGTCAGATGCTGATGCCCAACATTGGTTATGGTAGCAACAAGAAGACTAAGTACATGCTGCCAACTGGCTTCAAGAAGTTCCTTGTGCACAACGTCAAGGAGCTTGAGGTTCTCATGATGAGTAACAAGTAAGTTGTGCATGTATATAGCGTGCAGTCATGTAGAATACTTTGCCTTTGTGTCATATTTATCGGTGTGACTTGTACAGGTTTGTTTTGCTTGGTGAGATTTTGAGTATCATAGAttgtttgaatattttgtatagTAACACTGGAGAAATGTATTGCTGTATCATTTTCCTGTAGTACTTTGGCTATAGTTTTGTGACCATTTGTTGAACGGATGCAGCTGCACTTTTGAGTGACATTCTGTTTAATTTGCAATTCATAGGCTTACTGTCTACTTCAGGAAACATACAGTTCACATTTTATAGCATCTAGTAGACTGATCATTTGAAACACTTAAGGAAATTGCTTAAGTTTTGCATTTCCAATCTTGTGTAAGTGTGACAGTTTGTGGTAGGAGATATTGTTTTCCCAGTgtaatttttttcagtgtcctAAGCACCAGGAAAGAAGTTCCTTAGTCTTCCAGTTTAAAGTGTCAATGTAGGTCTATATCACAAAAACCACAGCAAATAAGATTTTGTACATATTTAGAAACCCCAGGAGCAAAGTGGTACTGAGTTATATCAAGGTTTGATATATTCTGTCttgtaaatgtcaaaatcagTTTATAATTTTATTAGACTGATATCAGAATGAATGCTGCAGGCTGTGGTCTGGAAGCACATCTGATGAGAATATTCACATTTGCAAAAGTCTGCTTACCTTCACATGATAAATATTTGGGTTTATATAAACAAAAGCCAGCATAGTTTTCCAATAATGGCTGATATCAGTAGTCTTAATTATGAAAATCTTGGCCAATCTTATTAAACATCAAACTGTGTGTTACCTAGATAGAAAGGGTCTGTCTTATCATTAGACACATTTTTAGTCTGACTTGAAATATGAATAACAGTGAAGCTGAGTTGAGGCAAGAAGGTGGCAAATATGTTGACTTGGTTTTGAATGTTGAAGCGTCCATTAGTTAAGCGGGTAGAAAACGCAGTTCGATGCAAACCTCTGTAATTTTATAGTTGCATCACTCTGCAAAGTTCAGGAAAGGATGTACAAGCTTGTTTTGCACCTTGTCATAGTTTGTGCTGACTTTGTTAATATGAGGAAGAATTTTGAATAAATATAGACTTACAAAATGGGGACAGTCAGCCGGTGTCCAGCAAATCTCAGAGAAGGGAATCGGATCACTACATGCCAAAAGAAATCCATAGCAGATTGTGAAGGACACTGTAAAAGGACAGGTATAATTTACTTAAAATTTTGTTCAGTCGACTGAAGTGATAATTTAAGCTGGCTAACCAAGTTCTGTCCAGCAATTAATGGTTAAAACCCTGACCACACTATTTACACTCCAGTTTGCAAAGTTACAAAGACAAACTTTAAGTTAACTTTTGGCTATGAAAAAAggacattttgtcttttgtttttgaggAGTCTTTTAACTATATGAGATAAATGTCAGATTGGTCACTGAGGTTTAGATGTAATATAACAAGTGAAATCTAATCAATTTGAGCCCAGATTTAGTCACATTGATTTAGAATCTTTGAGGTGTAGGCAACAGCAATCACACTGATCATTGTTTCTGAAATTGTGCTAACACTGTGGAATCAAAACCTCAATCACAGCCCAAACTCACTTGGACAATATTTCATTATCTGTCTTGAGAGTAACCAACCCCTTCTTATTCCCTTTGTAGGACTCACTGTGCTGAGATTGCCCACAACGTCTCCTCCAAGAACAGGAAGCTGATCGTGGAGAGGGCCGCCCAGCTGGCCATCAAGGTCACCAACCCCAACGCCAGGCTCAGGAGTGAAGAGAACGAATAAACTGTCATTTacaataaacactttaaaatggaaaatggctcatgatttgtttctctgcattttcattcattgtcaGCAGGCTTGATGCACAGGTCAGGGAAATGCAATTAAATTTCCTTGTCTGAAATTTTAGTTTCATGTTGAATCTAATTTTATGTTTGAGAAATCCTAATTAAGTTTAGTGTGTCTGTTGGCTGAGATGGTGGAAGTTAGGTGATTTCTACACTGATTGGGCTGTAATGAAATTTGACTTTCCAAGGACTGAGTTAATCATACTGGTAGGCTGCTTATTTCTGGAGTAAAAGTGACGTACTACATTTAACAAAGAACAAATACATGTAACCTATAACACTGTATTTTGAGTTGTTGGATATTTATTAATTTCACAGACCAACCCTGCCTTCCCGTTTGTGTAGATTAAGACAAGAAAAGGAGTTTAACACGATGGTGTATTCGAAGACCACACTGCTCGCCTTCCTGGGGTTTTCAAGCAACAACTGGTTTGTTAATCCCTACTGCCAGACTTTGAGCCAGCTGTTCCCCTTTGTTTCTTGGGTTAGCTTTTAACCTGAGACAGGGCAAAAGAGTGTTCAGTGTAATTTAGACTAAATCACGCCAGACGTACATTTCACTTGTCTACACCACAAGCTTTGAGCCGTGGTAGTCCAAACTGATAGACCTGAAGGTGGATCAAGTTCCACAAACATGGGGTCCTACTTTTCCCCTAATGCAAATTCAAATCCCAGGTGCCAGTTTTAGGATGATGCAATTTCCTCTTATTTTGACTAATGGGTGAAATTGGTTGAGTGCCAATTTACATGAATTTTGAGTAAGTGAGCTTCTAGTGTCTCCACCCAGGTTTTGGCATCATGTATGAGCATGTGGCGACAACCCCTCCACAGGTGATGCACTCATCTAATTCCTTCACTTGTTACAGCCGTAAGTTAGATAGACTGTTACCAAAAATCATAATTCTGAATGCCCAGCTCAGATTGTGTATTGTTTTGCAACGATCAGAGCCGGCTCCCTGCAGAGAAAGTTTCCATTGCATTCTGGCAGGCAAGCTGTGCCCCACAGCCCTGAGCCCTCTGCCATCTGTTCCTGCAAAACTGACATTGCCAGAGATGCAgaaacataacatttatttagCCAGTCAACTTGTGGCTGTTTGGATGTTGGAGTTACCAATGATGACTggacaaaaacaagcacaatGTTGGATCTGAAGCTTTCCTCTTAAAAAACTGTACTTGTTTCTGGAATGGGTGTGGTAAACTAACCTGAGAGGACTGGAAGTTTTCCAGAAAGGGGAGGGGGAGAACAGGGGGACAGGTCAGAGAGACTGAGCAGTCTGAGAGATGGTGAGAGTGTCAGGAAGAGGAAAGAATTCATTTTTTCCTTGTCATTGGTTAGAAAATGAGCATGTCAGCAAGGGTAGTGTTCGGAAAGGGGCGCCTCACTTCAAAGCAGCTTTCCTTCATCTTCCCTCAGACAGATTCTCTGAGGAAAGGCGGACGCTCAGGGGGAGGAAAGAGGGGGatgttctctttttctctcagatGTCGACTGGGCATCATCAGAGGGAGAACCAAAGGTAAAAACTTCTCAAAAACAAGACATTATCTGGAAAATAGTAGTTCATTCATTTGATGTCGTCAATATTATAAAACAAGATATGttagtattttttttcatttatacagattttgaatatataaatatataacaatGGTAATTACTTCATTTAGCATTCAAATGcagtatataaatatttacaaattgGCTTGGCACTATAATGTAGTTGTAAGCTGAATAAGTTGATACAGAGTCATGATAATGTAGTTGTGATATGTAAACATGACATGTTGCTGGCCACCAACATACAAATCCATAAGTTACATGTttcaaatatacattttgtttgGTGAAATAGCAGCTAAGAAGAATGGGCAAGGTGCTGGTATGGTTAATTACACTCACTGGCAACAGGGCAGCTTCAAGCCACTTAGGAGTGTGCCAAGAAAATAGTGTCTTcgaaatgaaagaaaatactttatattaataaacaacaaacaatgtCCTCATAGCTGCATACAACTGCATTATAACATGTTAGAAACTGTTTTGTAGTGTGTTAGAAAGATTTTTTACCTGTAAATTAAGCCCTGAAGAGTTGC
Coding sequences within it:
- the ssuh2rs1 gene encoding protein SSUH2 homolog isoform X2, which codes for MEREPLLSQNRNYGIAHSGYVPAAQGAPAMFHPPASESPGPSAPPASMFDSMPGYEGTVAGGGGGFLPPPMPAYPAPQPEPGPDQPHWNIPSITEDVAREAFIQFALRHCCYSSAPAKDGVITSMQPFNTYRYRLETFTESRSTEWSHEPYNGQPVDAYAQPPPGPWDIPAKTPSFFMAGKQIIKVPYTSSVKSCHMCLGMGRKPCRNCAGSGNKVCWVCNGSGLRQGHQQCHHCHGRGRENCNSCQGRGSRPCDTCRGQQQLLVYINLTIEWTNNSDDYVVEQSSGLQMKNLSKVSGKEVFRDSQHMVYPVMGFPDRTVVLAAQRLVSEHQSKYFQTSRIIQQRQTIELIPITKVTYMWKQKSHMFFVYGNEFAVNAEDYPATCCCCAIM
- the rpl32 gene encoding large ribosomal subunit protein eL32, translated to MAALRPLTKPKIVKKRTKKFIRHQSDRYVKIAKNWRKPRGIDNRVRRRFKGQMLMPNIGYGSNKKTKYMLPTGFKKFLVHNVKELEVLMMSNKTHCAEIAHNVSSKNRKLIVERAAQLAIKVTNPNARLRSEENE
- the ssuh2rs1 gene encoding protein SSUH2 homolog isoform X1; this encodes MEREPLLSSQNRNYGIAHSGYVPAAQGAPAMFHPPASESPGPSAPPASMFDSMPGYEGTVAGGGGGFLPPPMPAYPAPQPEPGPDQPHWNIPSITEDVAREAFIQFALRHCCYSSAPAKDGVITSMQPFNTYRYRLETFTESRSTEWSHEPYNGQPVDAYAQPPPGPWDIPAKTPSFFMAGKQIIKVPYTSSVKSCHMCLGMGRKPCRNCAGSGNKVCWVCNGSGLRQGHQQCHHCHGRGRENCNSCQGRGSRPCDTCRGQQQLLVYINLTIEWTNNSDDYVVEQSSGLQMKNLSKVSGKEVFRDSQHMVYPVMGFPDRTVVLAAQRLVSEHQSKYFQTSRIIQQRQTIELIPITKVTYMWKQKSHMFFVYGNEFAVNAEDYPATCCCCAIM